Proteins encoded within one genomic window of Panicum virgatum strain AP13 chromosome 1N, P.virgatum_v5, whole genome shotgun sequence:
- the LOC120655238 gene encoding uncharacterized protein LOC120655238, which yields MKKQSVLEVQLEHLLCQNGLSKASWCDPLGPCWRRRLHRPLQAGRGPRPRDRRRHRQHRARVRLRSAPRCTRRLERRPHKPVHQVYHHLLLAHGALGAEDGVSGISPTTCSTQCHNSGVTLALCSAIGPLAIHKGYSSWHTNKGYLFEHSQVRYITNAMLLNSMGVVLSSLATTIPDVQKVFEGLLASYPVKLYPLPTTFVDKGPRKSILNVEHVGILPKPPWSLLCLEHGNSKAWSSGWHQFSKTFSLQHTLEGRHAISPHGSLDQFHKSFVSQHCLEELLLNGVHCSMKLMESLLIGKIATYVSDSMATCLWRILLASIWQHRNESSSSLVSNQIMHFAILYAKLMNEGAKDFQLDACFWRGLTCYSDAIVKFASSGYLQINDLDQRNDIDKNKWVLDLDLYCFVFAYGVLQMWLKFSLYLAWLTYSSENVAVHSNDQIARALLNKREVWLKHSNSGSPMFQSTSSEVFTSVLLTKHLVLQFGVSVWCLFSQATDMKLDQINVSYKKLLMIFSWGATYGCKELIICVALDGQHELLITLISAKPQCK from the exons atgaagaagcaatCTGTGTTGGAGGTGCAACTTGAGCATTTGCTGTGTCAAAATGGACTGAGCAAAGCGTCATGGTG tGATCCTCTCGGGCCCTGCTGGCGACGCCGACTACACCGACCATTGCAAGCTGGACGAGGTCCGCGCCCGCGAGATCGTCGTCGACACCGTCAACATCGAGCGCGAGTTCGCCTTCGATCCGCTCCTCGTTGCACTCGTCGGCTTGAACGGCGTCCTCACAAGCCAGTACATCAAGTCTACCATCACCTACTGCTTGCCCATGGCGCTCTGGGTGCAGAGGATGGGGTATCCGGCATCTCACCTACAACATGTTCGACACAATGCCATAACAGCGGCGTCACCCTGGCTTTGTGCTCAGCCATCGGACCACTTGCTATCCACAAGGGTTATTCCTCATGGCACACCAACAAGGGCTACTTATTTGAGCACAGCCAGGTCAGGTACATCACCAACGCCATGCTTCTGAACTCAATGGGTGTTGTTCTGTCTAGTCTAGCTACAACGATTCCTGATGTCCAAAAGGTGTTTGAGGGACTGCTTGCTTCTTATCCAGTAAAGCTATATCCCTTGCCTACTACTTTTGTTGACAAAGGACCACGGAAATCTATTCTCAATGTTGAGCATGTTGGCATCTTGCCAAAACCGCCATGGTCATTATTATGTCTAGAACATGGCAATTCCAAGGCATGGAGTTCAGGCTGGCATCAATTCAGTAAGACCTTTAGTTTGCAGCACACATTGGAAGGAAGACATGCAATCAGTCCACATGGTTCTCTAGATCAATTCCACAAATCCTTTGTTTCACAACATTGCTTGGAAGAATTATTGCTCAATGGTGTGCACTGTTCCATGAAGCTGATGGAAAGCCTTTTGATTGGGAAAATCGCTACCTATGTATCTGACAGTATGGCAACATGCTTATGGAGGATCCTACTAGCATCGATATGGCAACACAGAAATGAGTCATCCAGTTCATTGGTCAGCAATCAAATCATGCATTTTGCCATCCTGTATGCAAAACTTATGAATGAAGGTGCTAAAGATTTTCAGTTGGATGCATGCTTTTGGAGAGGCCTCACTTGCTACTCAGATGCTATTGTCAAGTTTGCTTCGTCTGGATATCTGCAAATTAATGACTTGGACCAGCGAAATGATATTGATAAGAACAAGTGGGTGCTGGATCTTGACCTCTACTGCTTTGTATTTGCATATGGAGTCCTACAGATGTGGCTCAAATTCAGCTTGTACTTGGCATGGTTGACCTATTCGTCAGAGAATGTGGCTGTGCATTCAAATGATCAGATTGCTCGAGCATTATTGAACAAAAGAGAGGTGTGGCTGAAGCACAGTAATTCTGGTAGTCCCATGTTTCAATCTACAAGCTCTGAAGTCTTCACCAGTGTGCTCCTAACAAAGCATCTTGTGCTTCAGTTTGGTGTTTCAGTTTGGTGCTTATTCAGTCAAGCAACTGATATGAAGCTGGACCAGATCAATGTGAGCTACAAGAAGCTGTTGATGATCTTTAGTTGGGGTGCAACTTATGGCTGCAAGGAGTTGATCATTTGCGTGGCTCTGGATGGGCAGCATGAGCTCCTTATCACCCTGATTAGTGCAAAGCCACAGTGCAAATGA
- the LOC120653322 gene encoding uncharacterized protein LOC120653322: MGGVDPPPPFGAAAPVPHAALQRRCRAPLPLQCSHVKRHRRSRRRRLARSPHPCGPSAAGSACTGRRRSPGLLALVSSTPKHRRLPKGTPCAARWWSRWPVTATESGPFAAPLAASPPPPGGFGGCGDTGGNDGGGGGEGGGGTDPPDPGDGWWRWWLQALHPEFLLLFLLLQSGAASVLPEALSATGDDAGGVWEVRGGARTRLVPDPTWTSYLIAGDDGSKREEGDANGAGSSVEVAALRRQLERSWRRCTDVAVQLLLPDGYPHNVSSDYLKYSLWRAVQSVASQISGVLSTQALLYAVGLGKGAIPTAGCSRGELGAERWAWILEQDHALQIIL; encoded by the exons atggGGGGTGTGGATCCGCCACCGCCCTTtggggccgccgcccctgtgccgCACGCAGCACTGCAGCGCCGTTGCcgagcgccgctgccgctccagTGCTCCCATGTGaagcgccaccgccgcagccgTCGCCGGCGTTTGGCGCGGTCGCCGCACCCGTGCGGTCCAAGCGCCGCCGGGTCCGCctgcaccggccgccgccgttcgccggGCCTCCTGGCCCTTGTCTCTTCCACGCCCAAGCACCGCCGTTTGCCGAAGGGCACCCCGTGCGCCGCACGCTGGTGGTCGCGGTGGCCCGTCACCGCCACCGAGAGCGGCC CTTTTGCCGCCCCCCTCGCGGCATCGCCCCCTCCACCAGGCGGCTTCGGCGGCTGTGGAGACACAGGCGGCAacgatggaggaggaggaggtgaaggCGGCGGAGGAACGGACCCTCCTGACCCCGGCGACGGGTGGTGGCGATGGTGGCTCCAGGCCCTCCACCCGGAGTTCCTCCTCCTGTTCCTGCTCCTCCAGTCCGGCGCCGCGTCCGTGCTCCCCGAAGCTCTCAGCGCCACAGGAGATGACGCGGGGGGAGTCTGGGAGGTGAGGGGCGGCGCGCGCACGCGGCTCGTGCCGGACCCGACCTGGACCTCCTATCTCATCGCGGGGGACGACGGGTCGaagcgggaggaaggggatgccAACGGCGCAGGTTCCAGTGTGGAAGTGGCCGCATTGCGGAGGCAGCTGGAGCGCTCGTGGCGCCGGTGCACCGATGTGGCTGTCCAGCTGCTGCTCCCCGACGGGTACCCGCACAACGTCAGCAGCGACTACCTCAAGTACTCGCTCTGGCGCGCCGTGCAGAGCGTGGCGAGCCAGATCAGCGGGGTGCTTTCCACTCAG GCGCTTCTCTATGCGGTTGGGTTAGGGAAAGGAGCGATACCCACTGCAGGCTGCAGCCGCGGTGAATTGGGTGCTGAAAGATGGGCTTGGATACTTGAGCAAGATCATGCTCTCCAAATTATACTATGA